The following are from one region of the Anaeropeptidivorans aminofermentans genome:
- the tpiA gene encoding triose-phosphate isomerase: MLRKRLVAGNWKMNLTPSEAKKFVSELKGALINKDAEVLVCVPDIDITAVSEAVSGSDIKVGAQNMYFEEKGAFTGETSPLMLKDAGVCYVVIGHSERRAYFHETDEIVNKKVLKAVEQGIVPIVCVGETLDQREQGITVDLVRLQTKIALKGLTEKQVAEIVVAYEPVWAIGTGKTATSEQAEEVCAAIRNVIGEVYGKETAEKTRILYGGSVNGKNAAELFAMENIDGGLVGGASLKLEFADIVNC; the protein is encoded by the coding sequence ATTTTGAGAAAAAGACTTGTTGCAGGAAATTGGAAGATGAATTTAACCCCTTCCGAAGCAAAGAAATTTGTATCCGAGCTTAAAGGCGCTTTAATTAATAAGGATGCGGAAGTATTAGTATGCGTACCGGACATTGATATCACAGCAGTTTCAGAAGCCGTTTCAGGAAGCGATATTAAAGTAGGCGCTCAAAATATGTATTTTGAGGAAAAGGGTGCCTTCACGGGAGAAACCTCTCCGCTGATGCTGAAAGATGCTGGGGTTTGCTATGTCGTTATCGGCCATTCTGAGAGAAGAGCCTATTTCCACGAAACCGATGAAATCGTAAACAAAAAGGTATTAAAGGCAGTTGAGCAGGGAATAGTTCCTATAGTATGCGTAGGAGAAACTTTAGACCAAAGAGAACAGGGCATAACCGTTGACCTTGTAAGGCTTCAGACGAAAATTGCCCTGAAAGGCCTTACAGAAAAGCAGGTTGCTGAAATCGTTGTGGCCTATGAGCCTGTATGGGCAATTGGTACAGGAAAAACGGCTACCAGTGAACAGGCGGAGGAAGTGTGTGCCGCCATAAGAAATGTTATCGGAGAAGTTTATGGAAAAGAGACTGCCGAGAAGACAAGAATTCTTTACGGAGGAAGCGTGAACGGAAAGAATGCGGCAGAGCTTTTCGCCATGGAAAACATTGACGGGGGTCTTGTAGGAGGCGCAAGCCTTAAGCTTGAATTTGCCGACATTGTGAATTGTTAG
- the gpmI gene encoding 2,3-bisphosphoglycerate-independent phosphoglycerate mutase yields MEKKTTVLMILDGFGLTDKTEGNAIKMAKTPNIDKIFENYPWAEGQASGLNVGLPDGQMGNSEVGHTNIGAGRIVYQELTRITKSIEDGDFFENPEFLQAVENCKANDSALHFLGLLSDGGVHSHIEHLYGLLEFAKRNGLHKVYVHCFMDGRDTPPRSGLQYIKQLEEKMKELGVGEIATVSGRYYAMDRDNRWERIEKAYDAMVYGKGSSFSSASECMEASYKEDVTDEFIIPSVITKASEPIAKIQENDAIIFYNFRPDRAREITRALVDPEFKGFECPKMKLKYICFTEYDVTIPNKLVAFHAGGLNNTMGEYIASLGLTQLRLAETEKYAHVTFFFNGGVEAPYKGEDRILIPSPKVATYDLKPEMSAEGVTEALVNAIESKKYDLIVINYANPDMVGHTGDIPAAVAAVEYVDGCVGRALDALIKAGGQMFLCADHGNSDKMVDYDTKEPFTAHTTNPVPFVIINCPSCKAVKEGGKLCDISPTLLDMMGIEKPAEMTGHSLLERH; encoded by the coding sequence ATGGAAAAAAAGACAACTGTTTTAATGATTTTAGACGGCTTTGGCCTTACGGATAAAACTGAGGGCAATGCCATAAAAATGGCTAAAACCCCCAATATAGACAAGATTTTTGAAAATTACCCTTGGGCAGAAGGACAAGCTTCCGGTTTAAACGTAGGCCTTCCCGACGGTCAAATGGGGAATTCGGAAGTAGGCCATACCAATATCGGCGCCGGAAGAATCGTCTATCAGGAACTTACAAGAATAACAAAAAGCATAGAAGACGGAGATTTCTTTGAAAACCCCGAATTCCTTCAGGCTGTTGAAAATTGTAAGGCAAATGATTCAGCACTACATTTTCTTGGTTTATTGTCTGACGGCGGCGTTCATAGCCATATAGAGCACCTTTACGGCCTTTTAGAGTTTGCAAAGAGAAATGGCCTTCATAAAGTTTACGTTCATTGCTTTATGGACGGAAGGGATACGCCCCCAAGATCAGGCCTTCAATATATCAAACAGCTTGAAGAAAAGATGAAGGAATTAGGCGTAGGAGAAATCGCCACCGTATCCGGCAGATATTACGCCATGGATAGGGACAACAGATGGGAAAGAATTGAAAAGGCCTATGATGCAATGGTTTACGGAAAGGGCAGCAGCTTTTCTTCCGCTTCAGAGTGCATGGAGGCTTCTTATAAAGAAGATGTTACAGACGAGTTTATCATTCCTTCTGTTATAACAAAAGCTAGCGAGCCTATAGCTAAAATACAGGAAAATGACGCTATCATATTCTATAATTTCCGCCCGGACAGGGCAAGGGAGATTACAAGAGCCCTTGTTGATCCTGAATTTAAAGGCTTTGAATGCCCTAAAATGAAGCTTAAATACATCTGCTTTACAGAATACGATGTAACCATACCAAACAAATTAGTTGCATTCCATGCAGGCGGGCTTAACAATACCATGGGAGAATATATTGCTTCCCTTGGCCTTACCCAGCTTCGTCTTGCGGAAACAGAAAAATACGCCCATGTGACATTTTTCTTTAACGGCGGTGTAGAAGCGCCTTATAAAGGAGAAGACAGAATACTCATTCCTTCCCCTAAGGTAGCAACCTATGACCTTAAGCCTGAAATGAGCGCCGAAGGGGTTACGGAAGCTTTAGTAAATGCCATTGAGTCTAAAAAATATGATTTAATTGTTATAAACTATGCCAACCCCGATATGGTAGGCCATACGGGAGATATTCCGGCCGCAGTAGCTGCAGTTGAATACGTAGACGGCTGTGTAGGCAGAGCATTAGACGCTTTAATAAAGGCCGGAGGCCAGATGTTCTTATGCGCCGACCATGGAAACAGCGACAAAATGGTGGATTATGATACGAAAGAGCCTTTTACGGCCCATACCACGAACCCCGTGCCTTTTGTAATCATAAACTGCCCTTCCTGCAAGGCCGTTAAGGAAGGCGGAAAGCTCTGTGATATTTCACCGACCCTCCTTGATATGATGGGTATAGAAAAGCCTGCGGAAATGACAGGCCATTCTCTTTTGGAAAGGCATTAA
- the eno gene encoding phosphopyruvate hydratase, producing the protein MKGFLEILEVHARQVLDSRGNPTVEVEVIVGDDAGEYLGRAAVPSGASTGAFEAVELRDGGSSYMGAGVLKAVENVNDIIADEIVGLNALDQVTIDRTMIALDGTPNKAKLGANAILGVSIAVAKAAAEALNMPLYQYLGGFNAKKLPVPMMNILNGGKHADNTVDFQEFMIMPVGAESFSEALRMSAEIYHNLKKVLKSKGLSTAVGDEGGFAPDLATPEEVIDVILEAVEKSGYKPGTDIKIAMDVASTELFKDGKYYFEGETKAKGLSETIVRTSEEMVAMYVSLCEKYPIISIEDGLAEDDWEGWKYLNEKLGKKVQLVGDDLFVTNTERLSKGIDLGVANSILVKVNQIGTLTETFDAIEMAKNNNMTTVISHRSGETEDATIADIAVAVNAGQIKTGAPARSDRVAKYNQLIRIEEELGEAAQYPGLCAWYNLKNK; encoded by the coding sequence ATGAAGGGATTTCTTGAAATTCTTGAGGTACATGCAAGACAGGTATTGGATTCCAGAGGCAATCCGACTGTAGAAGTTGAAGTAATTGTAGGAGACGACGCAGGAGAATATTTAGGCAGAGCAGCTGTTCCATCAGGCGCTTCCACAGGCGCTTTTGAAGCCGTAGAGCTTCGTGACGGCGGAAGCTCTTATATGGGTGCAGGCGTTTTAAAAGCGGTAGAAAACGTAAACGACATCATCGCTGATGAAATCGTAGGCCTTAACGCCCTTGATCAGGTTACAATAGATAGAACTATGATAGCCCTTGACGGAACACCAAATAAGGCTAAACTTGGCGCAAACGCAATTTTAGGCGTTTCCATAGCAGTTGCAAAGGCCGCAGCAGAAGCTTTAAACATGCCTTTATACCAGTATTTAGGCGGATTTAACGCAAAGAAGCTTCCGGTACCGATGATGAATATTTTAAACGGCGGAAAGCATGCCGATAACACTGTAGACTTCCAGGAATTCATGATTATGCCTGTGGGCGCTGAAAGCTTCTCCGAAGCATTAAGAATGAGCGCAGAAATCTACCACAACCTTAAAAAAGTATTAAAATCCAAAGGCTTATCTACAGCAGTAGGTGACGAAGGTGGCTTTGCTCCAGACCTTGCCACGCCTGAAGAAGTAATAGACGTAATCCTTGAAGCTGTTGAAAAGAGCGGCTATAAACCGGGCACAGATATTAAAATTGCTATGGACGTTGCTTCCACAGAGCTTTTCAAAGACGGAAAATACTATTTTGAAGGCGAAACAAAGGCAAAAGGTCTTTCCGAAACAATTGTAAGAACTTCCGAAGAAATGGTTGCGATGTATGTATCTCTTTGCGAGAAATATCCTATCATTTCCATTGAAGACGGTCTTGCAGAAGACGACTGGGAAGGATGGAAATACCTTAATGAAAAATTAGGCAAGAAGGTTCAGCTTGTGGGCGACGACCTTTTTGTTACAAACACAGAAAGACTTTCAAAGGGCATCGACCTTGGCGTAGCAAACTCCATCCTCGTAAAGGTAAACCAGATTGGAACCTTAACAGAAACCTTTGACGCTATCGAAATGGCTAAGAATAACAACATGACCACAGTTATTTCTCACCGTTCAGGCGAGACAGAAGACGCAACCATCGCAGACATCGCTGTTGCCGTAAACGCAGGCCAGATTAAAACAGGTGCGCCTGCCCGTTCCGACAGGGTTGCAAAATACAACCAGCTTATCAGAATCGAAGAAGAATTAGGCGAAGCCGCTCAGTATCCCGGCTTATGCGCATGGTATAATTTAAAGAATAAATAA
- the cuyB gene encoding cysteate racemase, giving the protein MKTLGIIGGMGPLATADLFKMIIELTPAKSDQEHIPVLIDSNTNIPDRTAAILSCGKDPRPEMIHSAKRLQEAGADYLLMSCNTAHYFYDDIAENIHIPLLHMPKLTAEYARQKGYKKVALLATDGTIKSGVYSNAFGNSGVEIITPDEEGQKSIMGFIYDGVKSGNWHYPIEPVEKALSALSVLGAEAFILGCTELPIGFKEFHIEAPTINPTEVLARKAIETVLG; this is encoded by the coding sequence ATGAAGACCCTTGGCATTATAGGCGGTATGGGCCCTCTGGCAACAGCCGATTTGTTTAAAATGATTATCGAGCTTACACCGGCTAAATCCGATCAGGAGCACATCCCTGTTTTAATTGACAGCAATACTAATATCCCCGACCGCACCGCTGCTATCCTTAGCTGCGGTAAGGACCCCCGTCCTGAAATGATTCATTCAGCAAAGCGTCTTCAGGAGGCAGGAGCCGATTATCTTCTGATGTCCTGCAATACTGCCCATTATTTCTACGATGACATTGCAGAAAACATCCATATTCCTTTGCTTCATATGCCCAAACTTACAGCAGAATACGCCCGCCAAAAAGGATATAAAAAGGTGGCGCTTTTGGCTACCGACGGCACCATCAAATCAGGCGTATATTCTAATGCCTTTGGAAATTCCGGCGTTGAAATCATCACCCCTGATGAAGAAGGACAAAAAAGCATTATGGGCTTTATTTATGACGGTGTAAAGTCCGGCAATTGGCATTACCCTATAGAGCCTGTAGAAAAAGCGCTTTCGGCCCTTTCGGTCTTAGGAGCAGAAGCCTTTATTTTAGGCTGCACAGAGCTTCCCATAGGCTTTAAGGAATTTCATATTGAAGCCCCCACCATTAACCCTACGGAAGTGCTGGCAAGAAAGGCCATAGAAACAGTATTAGGTTAA